From a single Abyssibacter profundi genomic region:
- a CDS encoding DUF1329 domain-containing protein, which translates to MRYTPMILAGALSLAAQPLLAKVSPEEAAKLGKELTPIGAERAGNADGTIPEWTGGLPALDIDEPTHWEDPFPDDKVLFTITKDNVDQYKDKLTVGHLALFNAYGDTYKMNVYKTRRSSGFPEEYYEYTKKNATNASLEGTDLLLGAEVGFPFPIPKNGAEVIWNHRLKYRGKAIQRFNNQFIVLPDGSYTQSTLREDVLFPYANLSGDHTVIDDKDDVTIYYVAEILSPPRNAGLFLMAWEHVDYRSAWLYPPALRRVRRAPSVAYDNPYEGTDGNQFYDQVDMYNGALDRFTWKLVGKKEMYIPVNSFRMNEAGVKYDDVIGKSHINQDLPRYELRRVWVVESDLKEGTTHKFGKRRFYVDEDSWNVVAVDCYDTRGNLWKVQEGHLIVERNLPASTTVPEVIYDLQARSYFATALRSEDEPNNPFVDYDTRFFDPRELKRRATR; encoded by the coding sequence ATGCGTTACACGCCCATGATTCTCGCTGGGGCTTTAAGCCTGGCCGCCCAGCCACTGCTGGCCAAGGTGTCGCCCGAAGAAGCGGCCAAGCTTGGCAAAGAACTCACCCCCATTGGCGCAGAGCGCGCGGGCAATGCCGACGGCACCATCCCCGAATGGACGGGGGGTCTGCCAGCGCTGGACATCGACGAGCCCACGCACTGGGAAGACCCGTTCCCGGACGACAAGGTCTTGTTCACGATCACCAAGGACAATGTTGATCAGTACAAGGACAAGCTGACCGTCGGCCACCTGGCGCTGTTCAACGCCTACGGCGACACCTACAAGATGAACGTGTACAAAACGCGGCGCTCCTCGGGCTTCCCGGAGGAGTACTACGAGTACACCAAGAAGAACGCGACCAACGCCAGTCTGGAAGGCACCGACCTGCTGCTGGGCGCCGAAGTGGGCTTCCCCTTCCCGATCCCGAAGAATGGCGCGGAAGTCATCTGGAACCATCGCCTGAAGTACCGCGGCAAGGCCATCCAGCGCTTCAACAACCAGTTCATCGTGCTGCCGGACGGCTCCTACACCCAGTCCACGCTGCGTGAGGATGTGCTGTTCCCCTACGCGAACCTGTCGGGAGACCACACGGTCATCGACGACAAGGACGACGTGACCATTTACTACGTGGCCGAGATCCTCTCCCCGCCGCGTAATGCCGGCCTGTTCCTGATGGCCTGGGAGCATGTGGACTACCGCAGCGCCTGGCTGTACCCGCCGGCCCTGCGCCGCGTGCGTCGTGCGCCCTCGGTCGCGTATGACAATCCGTACGAAGGCACCGACGGCAACCAGTTCTACGATCAGGTCGACATGTACAACGGCGCCCTGGATCGCTTCACCTGGAAGCTGGTGGGCAAGAAGGAAATGTACATCCCGGTCAACTCGTTCCGCATGAACGAAGCCGGCGTGAAGTACGACGACGTGATCGGCAAGAGCCACATCAACCAGGATCTGCCGCGTTACGAGCTGCGCCGCGTCTGGGTGGTGGAATCGGACCTCAAGGAAGGCACGACGCATAAGTTCGGCAAGCGCCGCTTCTACGTGGATGAAGACAGCTGGAACGTGGTCGCCGTGGACTGCTACGACACCCGTGGCAACCTGTGGAAGGTGCAGGAAGGCCATCTGATCGTCGAGCGCAACCTGCCCGCCTCAACCACGGTGCCGGAAGTGATTTACGACCTGCAGGCCCGGTCCTACTTCGCCACCGCGCTGCGATCCGAGGACGAGCCCAACAACCCCTTTGTGGACTACGACACGCGCTTCTTTGACCCGCGTGAACTCAA
- a CDS encoding DUF1302 domain-containing protein — protein MLKLHGPQGRGWNATAGFAGLGCLLLAAPSQALKIDFGEISGTVNTTMEIGAQWRMQDRDSRLVGKSNLNPDLCALSSCQGHSNGFDANGNPEPGVGVVGEGPARNQRAVDAPGVFSVNADDGNLNFDKYDMTQGLVKIAQDISLDFEALGLDWEFFTRYYGHYDFANYDRAEFHPNVITENTIANNPHAAPPFGPGGTGNTRLSRGEPVFVERNDRQQEIVGMDLELLDFRLATRLPFFGDRDLNVTVGRQLINWGESTYLAVGSLNTFGALDANALNRPAFLNIEEVFKPLGAVSFKTDLTYDIGISGWYGYEWEPVVIPPPGAFLSFIDVDTNNSADHVSIGFGKTPEDPHALAIANQGLLSALAETSLTAELLPQKEARDDGQYGLALSMYLPDLLTGTELNFYFANYHSRLPFLSSYAGNVGCLENVVPSGNQVQDTLALFTACPQASLDAVLWAITYGGDPANDPNGGPAEQDTGRSAGGTAYSDPGVGGTAYPLDTVKFQLEYPEDIKLFGMSFNTAVGEVSLQGEFVYRPNDPLQVSIIDVGFSALANPFPSGCAADPTVCTPGGPEDFLDISLPGVGSTVTTITGQDFVGPTYLLDYRGVSGYSGDPNGLQPGDYIRGYEEFQTINWILGATYIMGPDNWIGADQIIWLFELGGTHILDLPDLAELQIEGPGQYTHASAGADGSGADGNLNGLANSGWVGPSGARFNPMQADPDQWVSANSFGYDIIAIVRYESVFPGISFEPVFLAKHDVYGISPGPGERFVQGRQQYSVNVEMRVKNALSFTAGYQWYTGAKENNVLRDRDFAQLGARYRF, from the coding sequence ATGCTCAAGCTGCATGGGCCCCAGGGCCGGGGATGGAACGCGACGGCAGGTTTCGCAGGATTGGGATGCCTCTTACTGGCGGCACCCAGCCAGGCGCTGAAAATCGATTTCGGCGAAATCAGCGGCACGGTCAACACGACCATGGAGATAGGCGCCCAGTGGCGCATGCAGGACCGCGACAGCCGACTGGTCGGCAAGTCCAATCTCAATCCCGACCTGTGCGCCTTGTCCTCCTGCCAGGGCCATAGCAATGGCTTTGACGCAAACGGCAACCCCGAACCCGGCGTTGGCGTGGTCGGCGAGGGCCCGGCCCGTAACCAGCGCGCGGTCGACGCGCCGGGCGTGTTTTCGGTCAATGCCGACGACGGCAACCTGAATTTCGACAAGTACGACATGACCCAGGGGCTGGTGAAGATCGCCCAGGACATTTCGCTGGATTTCGAAGCGCTGGGGCTGGACTGGGAATTCTTCACCCGCTACTACGGCCACTACGACTTCGCGAACTACGACCGGGCGGAGTTTCACCCGAACGTCATCACCGAAAACACCATCGCCAACAATCCACATGCGGCCCCGCCCTTCGGGCCTGGCGGCACCGGCAACACGCGCCTAAGCCGCGGTGAACCCGTGTTCGTGGAACGCAACGATCGCCAGCAGGAAATCGTGGGCATGGACCTGGAACTGCTGGATTTCCGACTGGCCACACGCCTTCCATTCTTTGGCGACCGTGACCTCAACGTCACCGTGGGGCGCCAGCTGATCAACTGGGGCGAGTCGACCTACCTCGCGGTGGGTTCGCTCAACACCTTCGGTGCGCTGGACGCCAACGCGCTGAACCGCCCGGCCTTCCTGAACATCGAGGAAGTGTTCAAGCCACTGGGCGCCGTGTCCTTCAAGACCGATCTGACGTATGACATCGGCATCTCCGGCTGGTACGGCTACGAGTGGGAGCCCGTCGTCATTCCGCCACCGGGCGCGTTCCTGTCCTTTATTGACGTGGATACGAACAACTCGGCGGACCACGTATCCATCGGATTCGGCAAGACGCCCGAAGACCCGCACGCCCTGGCCATCGCCAACCAGGGCCTGTTGTCCGCCCTGGCCGAGACCAGCCTGACCGCAGAGCTGCTGCCGCAAAAAGAGGCCCGCGACGACGGTCAGTACGGCCTGGCGTTGTCGATGTACCTGCCCGACCTGCTCACCGGCACGGAGCTGAACTTCTACTTCGCCAACTACCACAGCCGTCTACCCTTCCTGTCCTCGTATGCGGGCAATGTCGGCTGCCTGGAGAACGTGGTACCCAGCGGCAATCAGGTCCAGGACACGCTGGCCCTGTTCACCGCCTGTCCCCAGGCGTCGTTGGATGCGGTCCTTTGGGCGATTACCTACGGCGGCGACCCGGCCAATGACCCCAACGGCGGCCCCGCCGAGCAGGACACGGGCCGCAGTGCCGGCGGCACGGCCTACTCTGACCCCGGCGTCGGCGGCACGGCCTACCCGCTGGACACCGTGAAGTTCCAACTGGAATACCCCGAAGACATCAAGCTGTTCGGGATGTCCTTCAACACGGCGGTGGGCGAGGTCTCGCTACAGGGTGAGTTCGTGTATCGCCCCAATGACCCGTTACAAGTCTCCATCATCGATGTGGGCTTCTCGGCACTGGCCAACCCCTTCCCTTCGGGCTGTGCGGCCGATCCCACCGTCTGCACACCCGGCGGTCCGGAAGATTTCCTCGATATTTCCCTGCCCGGCGTTGGCTCGACCGTCACCACCATCACCGGCCAGGATTTTGTCGGACCAACCTACCTGCTGGACTACCGGGGTGTGAGCGGCTACTCGGGTGACCCGAACGGCCTGCAGCCCGGTGACTACATCCGCGGCTACGAGGAGTTCCAGACCATTAACTGGATTCTCGGCGCGACCTACATCATGGGCCCGGACAACTGGATTGGCGCCGACCAGATCATCTGGCTGTTCGAGTTGGGCGGCACGCATATTCTCGACCTGCCCGACCTCGCGGAGCTGCAAATCGAAGGGCCCGGCCAATATACCCACGCCTCGGCGGGTGCGGACGGCTCCGGCGCCGATGGCAACCTGAACGGCTTGGCCAATAGCGGCTGGGTCGGCCCGTCGGGTGCGCGATTCAACCCCATGCAGGCCGATCCGGACCAGTGGGTTTCGGCCAATTCCTTTGGCTACGACATCATCGCCATCGTGCGCTACGAAAGCGTCTTCCCCGGCATCAGCTTTGAACCCGTGTTCCTGGCCAAGCATGATGTATATGGCATTTCCCCCGGCCCCGGCGAGCGCTTCGTGCAGGGCCGCCAACAGTATTCGGTCAATGTCGAGATGCGCGTGAAGAACGCGCTGTCGTTCACGGCCGGCTATCAGTGGTATACAGGGGCCAAGGAAAACAACGTGCTGCGGGATCGCGACTTTGCCCAGTTGGGCGCGCGGTACCGCTTCTGA
- a CDS encoding DUF1302 domain-containing protein codes for MGQVYLSFGACGLRLAAGVGVGVVLAFPAQALQFNFDKLSATINTSMEVGAQWRMQDRDSRLVGKANLDPELCRISSCQGHSNGFDANGNPEPGLGIIGEGPDRNQRAVDAPGAFSINHDDGNLNFDKYDVTQGLVKLAQDITLTFEAFDLDWKFFGRYHAHYDFANYDRPEFHPNRITQNAINNNPDSGLFPDDDPPNRRLGVGEPVFVERNDRQQEQIGLGYQLLDFNLNTRLPFIGDRDLDVTIGRQLINWGESTYLAIGSLNSFSSIDVNAFMRPGFLNIEETFRPLGAVSFKTDLTYDIGISAWYGYEWEPAAIPPPGSYFSFVDLDTNNSADSIAINFGKTAEDPLGLALGNQSLLVALAETGATAELLPQKEARDGGQFGLSMSFYFPDLFSGTELNLYYARYHSRLPFLSAYAGSIGCLDNAVPSGSQVQDTLAVFTDCPEAHTESALWAIQTGGDPANDPNGGAPEQDTNRQTDPEGYAQPGVGGTAYPLDTVKFQLEYPEDIDMMGFSFNTAIGDVSFQGEFVYRPEDPLQVSTVDVGFSALQTVFPAGCSADPTVCTPGSAEDFLDVSLPGVGSTVTTITGRSFVGPSFLLDYRGVPNHSSMDGGIQPGDYIRGYEPFQTINWILGATYVLGPDNWFAADQIILLFELGGTHILDLPPLHELQIEAPGQFTHASAGADGSGADGNLDGLANSGWVGPSGARFNPRQADPNHWTSANSFGYDIIAIMRYESVFPGISFEPVLLAKHDVSGISPGPGERFVQGRQQYSVNVEMRVKNALSFTAGYQWFTGAKENNVLRDRDFAQLGARYRF; via the coding sequence ATGGGACAGGTGTATCTGTCGTTTGGCGCGTGCGGCCTACGCTTGGCCGCCGGCGTCGGGGTGGGGGTTGTGCTGGCGTTTCCTGCCCAGGCACTGCAATTCAATTTCGACAAGCTGTCGGCGACCATCAATACCTCGATGGAAGTGGGCGCACAGTGGCGCATGCAGGACCGGGACAGCCGCCTGGTCGGCAAGGCGAATCTGGACCCGGAGCTTTGCCGCATTTCGTCTTGTCAGGGCCACAGCAACGGTTTCGATGCAAATGGAAACCCCGAACCGGGCCTCGGCATCATCGGCGAGGGTCCGGACCGCAACCAGCGCGCGGTCGACGCGCCCGGGGCGTTCTCGATCAACCACGACGATGGCAACCTGAACTTCGACAAATACGACGTGACCCAGGGCCTGGTGAAACTGGCCCAGGACATCACACTGACCTTCGAAGCCTTCGACCTGGATTGGAAGTTCTTCGGGCGCTACCACGCCCACTACGACTTCGCGAACTACGATCGCCCGGAGTTCCACCCCAATCGGATCACCCAGAACGCGATCAACAACAACCCGGATTCGGGCCTGTTCCCTGACGACGACCCGCCCAACCGCCGCCTGGGTGTGGGCGAGCCGGTGTTCGTCGAGCGTAACGACCGGCAGCAGGAGCAGATCGGGCTCGGCTACCAGCTGCTGGACTTCAACCTTAATACCCGCCTGCCCTTCATCGGCGACCGCGACCTGGACGTCACCATCGGTCGGCAGCTCATCAACTGGGGGGAATCCACCTATCTGGCGATTGGCTCGCTCAACAGCTTTTCGTCTATCGACGTCAATGCCTTCATGCGACCGGGCTTTCTGAACATCGAAGAAACCTTCCGGCCGCTGGGCGCCGTGTCGTTCAAGACCGACCTGACCTACGACATTGGCATCTCCGCTTGGTATGGCTACGAATGGGAGCCTGCCGCAATCCCGCCGCCGGGCTCGTATTTCTCATTTGTCGACCTGGACACCAACAATTCGGCGGATTCCATCGCCATCAACTTCGGCAAGACCGCCGAAGACCCGCTGGGTCTGGCGCTGGGCAACCAGTCACTGCTGGTGGCGCTGGCCGAGACCGGCGCCACGGCCGAACTGCTGCCGCAGAAGGAAGCGCGTGATGGCGGCCAGTTCGGCCTGTCCATGTCGTTTTATTTCCCGGACCTGTTCTCCGGCACCGAGCTCAACCTCTACTACGCGCGCTACCACAGCCGCCTGCCTTTCCTGTCCGCATACGCAGGGAGCATTGGCTGCCTCGACAACGCCGTGCCGTCTGGCAGTCAAGTCCAGGACACGCTGGCCGTGTTCACCGACTGCCCGGAGGCCCACACCGAGTCCGCTCTGTGGGCCATCCAAACCGGTGGCGACCCGGCCAACGATCCCAACGGCGGGGCTCCCGAACAGGACACCAACCGCCAGACCGACCCCGAGGGCTATGCCCAACCGGGCGTAGGCGGCACGGCCTACCCGCTGGACACGGTGAAATTCCAGCTGGAGTACCCGGAAGACATCGACATGATGGGCTTCTCGTTTAATACGGCCATCGGCGATGTCTCCTTCCAGGGCGAGTTCGTGTATCGACCCGAAGACCCGCTGCAGGTCTCGACGGTGGATGTCGGCTTCTCGGCTTTGCAAACCGTTTTCCCGGCCGGCTGCTCGGCTGACCCCACGGTGTGCACGCCAGGCAGCGCCGAAGATTTTCTGGATGTGTCACTCCCAGGCGTTGGCAGCACGGTGACCACCATCACCGGCCGCTCCTTCGTCGGCCCGTCGTTCCTGCTGGACTATCGCGGCGTACCCAACCACTCCTCCATGGACGGCGGCATCCAGCCGGGTGACTACATCCGGGGCTATGAGCCCTTCCAGACCATTAACTGGATTCTGGGCGCGACCTACGTGCTGGGCCCGGACAACTGGTTCGCAGCCGATCAGATCATTCTGCTATTCGAGCTGGGCGGCACGCATATTCTGGACCTGCCGCCGCTGCATGAATTGCAGATCGAAGCGCCCGGCCAGTTCACGCATGCCTCCGCCGGTGCCGACGGTTCCGGTGCGGACGGCAATCTCGACGGCCTGGCCAACAGCGGCTGGGTGGGGCCCTCCGGTGCTCGCTTCAATCCGCGTCAGGCCGACCCGAATCACTGGACCAGCGCCAACTCGTTCGGCTACGACATCATCGCCATCATGCGCTACGAGAGTGTCTTCCCAGGCATTAGCTTCGAGCCGGTCCTGCTGGCCAAGCATGATGTCTCCGGCATCTCGCCTGGTCCGGGCGAGCGCTTCGTGCAGGGGCGTCAGCAGTACTCGGTCAATGTGGAGATGCGCGTCAAGAACGCGCTGTCGTTTACCGCCGGCTACCAGTGGTTTACCGGCGCGAAAGAAAACAACGTGCTGCGCGACCGCGACTTCGCTCAGCTGGGGGCACGCTACCGCTTTTAA
- a CDS encoding FmdB family zinc ribbon protein — MPIYEYICRDCGHELEALQRLSDDPLSDCPSCEAASLQKKVSAAGFRLKGGGWYETDFKSGGKRNLASDGQSSGSASGGNGSASGGSDTASSKSSTSSSSSAA, encoded by the coding sequence ATGCCGATTTACGAATACATCTGCCGCGACTGCGGCCATGAACTCGAGGCGCTGCAGCGCCTGTCCGACGATCCGCTCAGTGACTGCCCGTCCTGCGAGGCGGCATCGCTCCAAAAAAAGGTCTCGGCCGCGGGCTTCCGCCTGAAGGGCGGCGGCTGGTACGAGACTGACTTCAAGTCGGGCGGCAAGCGCAATCTGGCCAGCGATGGGCAGTCCAGCGGGTCGGCCTCCGGCGGAAACGGGAGCGCATCCGGCGGCTCAGATACAGCGTCCAGCAAGTCCAGCACGTCGTCGTCCTCCAGCGCGGCGTGA
- a CDS encoding DUF502 domain-containing protein, which yields MRRLLQRWLLAGVVIWLPIVATILAVRFLVDLLDQTIAWMPAAWQPERWLGFELPGLGLLFSLIIVLATGALAANWVGLKLLGVGESVVDRLPLIRSIYKSMKRVAETVFSDKGNAFREVLMLEYPRKGLWTLGFRTGQAPSEINRHTGRRMATVYVPTTPNPTSGFVVMADEDELVPLDMPVEAALQLIISMGALRPEGAEPAPVRIDAATPGR from the coding sequence GTGAGACGGCTGCTCCAGCGCTGGCTGCTGGCCGGCGTGGTGATCTGGTTGCCGATTGTCGCCACGATTCTGGCGGTTCGCTTTCTGGTGGACTTGCTGGATCAGACCATCGCCTGGATGCCCGCCGCCTGGCAGCCGGAGCGCTGGCTGGGCTTCGAGCTACCCGGCTTGGGTCTGCTGTTCAGCCTGATCATCGTGCTGGCGACCGGCGCGCTGGCCGCGAACTGGGTGGGGCTGAAGCTGCTCGGCGTGGGGGAATCCGTCGTGGATCGCCTGCCGCTGATCCGCAGCATCTACAAGTCCATGAAGCGCGTTGCCGAGACGGTGTTTTCCGACAAGGGCAATGCGTTTCGTGAGGTGCTGATGCTGGAGTACCCGCGCAAGGGGCTTTGGACGCTGGGGTTTCGCACGGGGCAGGCGCCGTCGGAAATCAATCGGCACACCGGGCGACGCATGGCGACGGTTTATGTGCCGACGACGCCCAATCCGACCTCGGGATTCGTCGTGATGGCTGACGAGGACGAGCTGGTGCCGCTGGACATGCCGGTCGAGGCGGCATTGCAATTGATCATCTCGATGGGGGCGTTGCGACCGGAGGGCGCGGAGCCTGCGCCGGTGCGCATCGACGCCGCCACCCCCGGTCGGTAG
- the aspS gene encoding aspartate--tRNA ligase, with the protein MYRTHYCGQVTAAALDTTVTVSGWVHRRRDHGGVIFIDLRDREGLLQVVFDPDDPAVFGEAERLRSEYVITVTGRVRRRPEGTVNDKLASGEVELYATALTVQSRAQTPPFPLDDEEAGEDVRLRHRYMDLRRPAMIERMRLRSRVSTFLRVFLDQEGFLDVETPILTRSTPEGARDYLVPSRTYPGEFFALPQSPQLFKQLLMIAGFDRYYQVARCFRDEDLRADRQPEFTQLDIETSFMTMDEILALNERLIGGLFAEVLDVQFPDPLPRMSYAEAMRRYGSDKPDLRNPLELVDVADLVADAEFKVFSAPAKDPKGRVAALRVPGGASLSRKQIDEYTKFVGRYGAKGLAYVKVADAAAGRDGLQSPILKFLSDDAVAGIMERTAAETGDLIFFGADRATVVCDALGALRLAVGRDLDLNEDGWRPLWVVDWPMFEWDERENRWQALHHPFTAPADPDPAALKNDPGAAMSQAYDFVLNGVEIGGGSVRIHDPDMQAAVFEVLGISEEEASAKFGFLLEALGHGAPPHGGIAYGLDRLVMLMSGAQTIRDVIAFPKTQTASCLLTQAPGSVDPAQLRELGLRLRPKPTEESNA; encoded by the coding sequence ATGTACCGAACGCATTACTGCGGGCAGGTGACTGCCGCCGCACTCGACACCACCGTCACGGTTTCCGGCTGGGTTCACCGCCGTCGCGACCACGGTGGCGTGATCTTCATCGATTTGCGCGACCGCGAAGGTCTGCTGCAGGTGGTGTTCGATCCGGATGATCCGGCGGTGTTCGGCGAGGCCGAGCGCTTGCGCTCCGAGTATGTGATCACCGTGACGGGGCGCGTGCGCCGCCGGCCCGAGGGGACGGTGAACGACAAGCTGGCCAGCGGTGAGGTGGAGCTTTATGCCACCGCCCTAACGGTCCAGTCGCGGGCCCAGACACCGCCATTCCCGCTCGACGACGAAGAAGCAGGCGAGGATGTGCGCCTGCGCCACCGGTATATGGATCTGCGCCGGCCGGCCATGATCGAGCGCATGCGACTGCGCTCGCGGGTGTCGACCTTCCTGCGGGTGTTTCTCGATCAGGAAGGCTTCCTGGATGTCGAGACGCCGATTCTCACGCGCTCGACCCCGGAAGGTGCCCGCGACTATCTGGTGCCCAGCCGCACCTATCCCGGTGAGTTTTTCGCCTTGCCACAGTCCCCGCAGCTGTTCAAGCAGCTGTTGATGATTGCCGGCTTCGACCGGTACTACCAGGTCGCCCGCTGCTTCCGCGATGAGGACCTGCGTGCCGACCGGCAGCCGGAATTCACCCAGCTGGATATCGAAACCTCGTTCATGACCATGGACGAGATCCTGGCGCTGAACGAACGCCTGATCGGCGGCCTGTTCGCCGAGGTGCTGGACGTGCAGTTCCCCGATCCGCTGCCCCGCATGAGCTACGCCGAGGCGATGCGTCGGTATGGCTCGGATAAGCCGGATCTGCGAAACCCGCTGGAACTGGTCGACGTGGCCGATCTGGTCGCCGATGCCGAATTCAAGGTGTTCTCCGCACCGGCCAAGGATCCCAAGGGGCGGGTCGCTGCCCTGCGCGTGCCGGGCGGGGCGAGCCTGTCACGCAAGCAGATTGATGAGTACACCAAGTTCGTTGGCCGGTACGGCGCCAAGGGTCTGGCGTACGTCAAGGTGGCCGATGCCGCAGCCGGCCGTGACGGCCTGCAGTCTCCGATTCTGAAGTTCCTGTCGGACGATGCGGTGGCCGGCATCATGGAGCGCACCGCTGCCGAAACGGGCGATCTGATTTTCTTCGGCGCCGACCGCGCTACGGTGGTCTGCGATGCACTCGGTGCGTTGCGTCTGGCCGTCGGTCGCGATCTGGATCTGAACGAGGATGGCTGGCGCCCGCTGTGGGTGGTGGACTGGCCGATGTTCGAGTGGGACGAGCGCGAGAACCGCTGGCAGGCCCTGCACCACCCCTTCACGGCCCCGGCCGATCCCGACCCGGCTGCGCTGAAGAACGATCCCGGCGCGGCCATGTCTCAGGCCTACGACTTTGTGTTGAACGGGGTGGAGATCGGCGGCGGTTCGGTGCGTATTCACGACCCGGACATGCAGGCGGCCGTTTTCGAGGTGCTCGGCATCTCCGAGGAGGAAGCGTCGGCCAAGTTCGGCTTCCTGCTGGAGGCCTTGGGCCACGGCGCTCCGCCGCATGGCGGCATTGCCTACGGTCTGGATCGACTGGTCATGCTGATGAGCGGCGCCCAGACCATTCGCGACGTGATCGCCTTCCCCAAGACACAGACTGCAAGCTGCCTGCTAACCCAGGCGCCGGGCTCGGTCGATCCCGCTCAGCTGCGTGAGCTGGGCCTGCGACTGCGCCCGAAACCGACTGAGGAATCGAACGCGTGA
- the nadA gene encoding quinolinate synthase NadA, whose translation MAATALALDSFTALSDEQCDARIRAAKAALGDRLMILGHHYQRDEVFAHADVSGDSLKLSAMAAESDAQYIVFCGVHFMAEVADILTRDNQVVILPDLAAGCSMADMANLRNVRRAWAELQSVLDPDEQVTPVTYINSAADLKAFCGEHGGIVCTSSNARGVLDWAFSRREKVLFFPDQHLGRNTGYDMGIALEDMVVWDFMLPMGGLTPEQIKNAKMILWKGFCSVHQMFQPGHIDRFREAHPQGFVISHPENSFEVCQKSDYVGSTETILKTVRAAEPGSHWLVGTELNLVNRLHDEMKPKGVTVQFMSPTVCMCSTMFRTDPQHLAWTLESIQAGEVVNRIQVPAEVAKPAKAALDLMLSITR comes from the coding sequence ATGGCAGCAACAGCGCTTGCATTGGACTCTTTCACGGCACTGAGCGACGAGCAGTGCGACGCCCGCATCCGTGCGGCCAAAGCCGCTTTGGGGGATCGCTTGATGATCCTCGGGCATCACTACCAGCGCGACGAAGTGTTTGCGCATGCCGACGTCAGTGGCGACTCGCTCAAGCTGTCGGCCATGGCCGCCGAATCGGATGCGCAGTACATCGTGTTCTGCGGTGTTCACTTCATGGCCGAAGTGGCCGACATTCTGACCCGCGACAACCAAGTTGTGATCCTGCCGGATCTCGCAGCTGGGTGTTCCATGGCCGATATGGCGAACCTGCGCAACGTGCGCCGCGCCTGGGCCGAATTGCAGTCGGTGCTGGATCCGGACGAGCAGGTCACGCCGGTGACCTACATCAACTCGGCCGCTGACCTCAAAGCGTTTTGCGGCGAGCACGGCGGCATCGTCTGTACCTCATCGAATGCCCGCGGCGTGTTGGACTGGGCCTTTTCGCGACGCGAGAAGGTGTTGTTTTTCCCCGACCAGCATCTGGGGCGCAATACCGGTTACGACATGGGCATTGCGCTGGAGGACATGGTCGTCTGGGACTTCATGCTCCCCATGGGCGGGCTGACGCCGGAGCAGATCAAGAACGCCAAGATGATTCTCTGGAAGGGCTTTTGCTCGGTGCACCAGATGTTTCAGCCGGGTCATATCGACCGCTTCCGCGAAGCGCATCCGCAGGGGTTTGTCATCAGTCACCCCGAGAACAGCTTTGAGGTCTGCCAGAAATCCGACTATGTCGGCTCCACGGAAACCATCCTCAAGACCGTGCGCGCCGCCGAGCCGGGTAGTCACTGGCTGGTCGGTACCGAGCTGAACCTGGTCAACCGACTGCATGACGAGATGAAGCCCAAGGGCGTGACCGTGCAGTTCATGTCGCCCACGGTCTGCATGTGCTCGACCATGTTCCGCACCGACCCGCAGCATCTGGCGTGGACGCTGGAGTCCATCCAGGCCGGCGAGGTCGTGAACCGCATCCAGGTCCCCGCCGAGGTCGCCAAGCCGGCCAAGGCCGCGCTGGACTTGATGCTGAGCATCACGCGCTAG